In a genomic window of Methylovirgula sp. 4M-Z18:
- a CDS encoding EAL domain-containing protein, with product MRFPRNDNAAEGCQGTSAPVVRRFVDWVICLTDILGIKSRMNAMLSNIACDAGDRGLRGRRVEIRIGFATEPVVNLLSQAPGEFYGECLARVMVGDGACLTGGDFVSRLEASASIASLDLAILDLVLDALQDDRGAVLGCNISPNTLADRAAWDKFVRSIAHRPELAKRLILEITESSPLNEILFADKRLAEVQSLGCRIAIDDFGARYAMSHSLYGLNVEWDIIKIDRSCFGDLRERPSGCQGLRSVISLASCLAPTVVVEGIETKQHLAAARDCGARYGQGWLFEAPVRECWKPAGDDVGGRLAAALIGDGAILYQPARSVASRSMSGAKSDEIFFPRVGDIRKRIGALISRGLAGGRS from the coding sequence TTGAGATTTCCACGCAACGACAATGCGGCGGAAGGGTGTCAAGGTACGTCCGCTCCTGTCGTTCGGCGCTTTGTCGATTGGGTCATTTGTTTAACTGATATTCTGGGGATCAAATCAAGAATGAATGCAATGTTGTCGAATATAGCCTGCGACGCCGGCGACCGCGGTCTTCGCGGCAGGCGGGTGGAGATTCGAATCGGATTCGCCACGGAGCCCGTTGTTAATCTGCTCAGCCAAGCACCTGGCGAGTTCTATGGCGAATGTCTCGCGCGGGTAATGGTGGGGGACGGCGCCTGTCTCACGGGCGGAGATTTCGTCAGTCGCCTCGAAGCTAGCGCCAGTATTGCGTCCTTGGACCTCGCTATCCTCGACTTGGTGCTCGATGCTCTCCAGGATGATCGCGGCGCGGTCCTCGGCTGCAACATATCGCCAAATACTCTGGCGGACAGGGCGGCATGGGACAAGTTTGTGCGGTCCATTGCCCATAGGCCCGAGCTGGCGAAGCGGCTGATACTTGAGATCACCGAAAGTAGCCCCCTGAATGAAATCCTCTTTGCCGACAAACGGCTTGCCGAGGTCCAATCGCTTGGCTGCAGGATCGCGATTGACGACTTCGGGGCGCGTTACGCTATGAGCCATAGTCTTTACGGCCTGAATGTCGAATGGGACATTATCAAGATCGACCGGAGTTGCTTTGGCGATCTGCGCGAAAGACCCTCTGGTTGCCAAGGGCTGCGCTCTGTCATTTCACTCGCGAGCTGCCTGGCCCCGACCGTTGTGGTCGAGGGTATCGAGACCAAGCAACATCTTGCCGCGGCGCGCGATTGCGGAGCTCGATATGGACAAGGCTGGTTGTTTGAGGCGCCGGTGCGCGAGTGCTGGAAGCCGGCAGGGGATGATGTCGGAGGTCGACTCGCCGCTGCTCTGATCGGCGACGGTGCGATCCTGTACCAGCCAGCGCGTTCCGTTGCATCTCGATCGATGTCAGGTGCAAAGAGTGATGAGATCTTCTTTCCACGTGTCGGCGACATTCGGAAGCGGATCGGTGCTCTGATCTCGCGGGGATTGGCGGGGGGCCGATCTTGA
- a CDS encoding sialidase family protein translates to MLTRRATTKVHVSERRALHCETFAYCAHPHLAVAADGTFLLVFNRAPRRSITLHPPQDPEYRNVLMRSSDEGRSWSAPAVVPDYDWSGVECAGLTALRDGRILLNQWRFEWLPLPLARAIERHDLVMPDALMRDLVVSPELDVFAAGGEAAHQACSSARGGGVCAVHCSDDGGRSFCHTARIDIAPFSGGYGMRGAIELPDGDILLPLSDVPHYRTVFTVRSSDRGARWSKPQLIAKGAGHAFEEPAGLLLPSGRVLVILRDNVSRVLHSIASDDHGANWSAPVPTGIEAYPAHLLALPSGVIACAAGRRAAPFGIVLHLSDDDGHSWGPPLTLIDDLPTKDLGYPTLARRANGELFVVYYARDAEGVTGIHSLTVRLS, encoded by the coding sequence ATGCTGACGCGCCGCGCCACGACGAAGGTTCATGTGAGCGAGCGCCGCGCGCTCCATTGCGAGACCTTTGCCTATTGCGCGCATCCGCATCTGGCCGTCGCGGCGGACGGAACATTCTTGCTCGTCTTCAACCGTGCGCCGCGCCGGTCAATCACGCTGCATCCGCCGCAAGACCCCGAATACCGCAACGTGCTGATGCGCTCCAGCGACGAGGGCAGGAGCTGGAGCGCGCCGGCCGTGGTGCCGGATTACGATTGGAGCGGTGTCGAATGCGCGGGCCTGACGGCGCTGCGCGATGGCCGGATCCTGCTGAACCAATGGCGGTTCGAATGGCTGCCGCTGCCGCTTGCGCGCGCCATCGAGCGGCACGATCTCGTCATGCCGGACGCTCTGATGCGCGATCTTGTTGTGTCGCCGGAACTCGATGTCTTCGCCGCCGGCGGCGAAGCAGCGCACCAGGCCTGCTCTTCGGCGCGCGGCGGCGGCGTGTGCGCGGTCCATTGTTCGGATGACGGCGGGCGCAGCTTTTGCCACACCGCCCGCATCGACATCGCGCCATTCAGTGGCGGCTATGGCATGCGGGGCGCGATTGAATTGCCGGACGGGGATATTTTGCTTCCCCTCTCGGATGTGCCGCATTACCGCACCGTGTTCACCGTGCGCTCATCAGACCGCGGCGCGCGTTGGAGCAAGCCGCAGCTTATCGCCAAAGGCGCTGGTCATGCGTTCGAGGAACCGGCGGGCCTTCTCCTCCCGTCGGGCCGTGTTCTTGTCATCCTGCGCGACAATGTCAGCCGTGTTCTGCACAGTATCGCGTCCGATGATCATGGCGCGAACTGGTCGGCGCCGGTGCCAACTGGCATCGAGGCTTACCCCGCCCATCTCCTGGCGCTGCCCAGCGGCGTCATCGCCTGCGCTGCTGGACGGCGCGCCGCGCCCTTCGGCATCGTCCTGCATCTCTCGGACGACGACGGCCATAGCTGGGGTCCGCCGCTCACGCTGATCGACGATCTGCCAACGAAGGATCTTGGCTATCCGACCCTGGCCCGCCGTGCGAATGGCGAGCTCTTCGTGGTTTACTATGCGCGCGATGCCGAGGGTGTCACCGGTATCCATAGCCTGACGGTGCGACTATCATGA
- a CDS encoding conjugal transfer protein TraD has product MRKPRDFDAELKALQDKARDLRSRKVQQLGELAIAAAADTLSTDERAGALIVLAETKDTAKKEAWAKRGAAFFQNRARRTAPTPDRDTGGAAPQPGHVQSASGGAGAA; this is encoded by the coding sequence ATGCGGAAGCCACGGGACTTTGATGCGGAACTGAAAGCGCTTCAGGACAAGGCGCGCGACCTCAGGAGCCGCAAGGTGCAGCAGCTCGGCGAACTGGCCATCGCCGCCGCGGCCGATACGCTCAGCACCGACGAACGGGCGGGTGCGCTGATCGTGCTGGCCGAGACAAAAGACACCGCAAAGAAGGAGGCATGGGCGAAACGCGGGGCCGCATTCTTTCAAAACCGTGCGCGGCGAACTGCACCGACGCCTGACCGCGACACGGGCGGCGCTGCGCCGCAACCAGGCCACGTGCAATCGGCATCAGGCGGCGCGGGCGCGGCGTGA
- a CDS encoding ABC transporter ATP-binding protein, translating to MSHVELSGVFKRFGAFEAIRGIDLDIPDGAFTVFVGPSGCGKSTLLRLICGLEMPSEGTIRFDGRDMRGVPPAGRKLAMVFQSYALYPHMSVADNMGFALRMSGVSKDERVVRVAKAAEILQITRLLERRPKELSGGQRQRVAIGRAIVREPSLFLFDEPLSNLDAELRVEMRFELAELHRRLRTSMIYVTHDQIEAMTLADQIVVLHDGRIEQVGMPSELYERPANRFVANFIGSPRMNFLTGRVTALRPGAIVVAIPGLEPAEIALPVRDSGSLKAGDDIEIGIRPDDLRVGSSGVAHLTMPVAFSEYIGGATYLHAPSQATGRLTVRYAGQTPPTGSVPLEIDPGRCHAFTMDGLRLS from the coding sequence ATGTCGCACGTTGAACTCTCCGGCGTCTTCAAGCGCTTCGGCGCGTTCGAGGCCATCCGCGGCATCGACCTCGACATCCCCGACGGCGCCTTCACGGTTTTTGTCGGACCGTCGGGTTGCGGCAAATCGACCTTGCTGCGTTTGATTTGCGGGCTGGAAATGCCGAGCGAAGGCACGATCCGGTTTGATGGGCGCGACATGCGCGGTGTTCCGCCGGCAGGACGCAAACTGGCGATGGTGTTTCAATCCTATGCGCTCTATCCGCATATGTCGGTGGCCGACAATATGGGTTTCGCGCTGCGCATGTCCGGCGTGTCGAAAGATGAGCGCGTGGTACGTGTCGCCAAAGCGGCGGAGATCCTGCAGATTACCCGGCTCCTCGAGCGCCGCCCGAAAGAGCTGTCGGGCGGTCAGCGGCAACGCGTCGCGATCGGGCGCGCGATCGTCCGCGAGCCGTCGCTGTTTTTGTTCGACGAGCCGCTCTCCAATCTCGACGCGGAATTGCGCGTCGAAATGCGGTTCGAACTGGCAGAATTGCACCGGCGTCTGCGCACCAGCATGATTTATGTCACGCATGATCAGATCGAGGCGATGACGCTCGCCGACCAAATCGTCGTGCTGCACGATGGCCGGATCGAACAAGTCGGCATGCCTTCCGAACTTTATGAGCGGCCGGCGAACCGCTTTGTGGCCAATTTCATCGGCTCGCCGCGTATGAATTTTCTGACCGGCCGCGTGACGGCGCTGCGCCCCGGAGCGATCGTTGTCGCGATCCCGGGGCTGGAGCCTGCGGAGATCGCCTTGCCTGTGCGGGACAGCGGCTCGCTCAAGGCTGGCGACGATATCGAGATCGGCATTAGGCCCGACGATTTGCGCGTTGGCTCCAGCGGCGTTGCACATCTCACGATGCCGGTGGCATTCAGCGAATATATCGGCGGCGCCACTTACCTACACGCGCCAAGCCAAGCCACTGGGCGCTTGACCGTACGCTATGCTGGTCAGACGCCACCGACAGGAAGCGTCCCACTCGAGATCGATCCCGGCCGGTGCCATGCTTTTACGATGGATGGCCTACGGTTGTCCTAA